One window from the genome of Thermaerobacter marianensis DSM 12885 encodes:
- the rplI gene encoding 50S ribosomal protein L9, translated as MKVVLLQDVKGLGRKGDVKDVADGYARNFLLPRGLAREATREVLNQLQQQEAARQRRAQQELDQARAMARRLEGQSVEVRARAGENGRLFGSVTSQDVAEALHRAFGVKIDRKRVDLPEPLRQLGSYGVALRLHPQVTCRITVVVRPEA; from the coding sequence GTGAAGGTGGTACTGTTGCAGGACGTCAAGGGCCTGGGCCGCAAGGGGGATGTCAAGGACGTGGCCGACGGCTACGCCCGCAACTTCCTGCTGCCCCGCGGGCTGGCTCGCGAGGCCACCCGGGAGGTGCTGAACCAGCTGCAGCAGCAGGAGGCGGCCCGGCAGCGGCGCGCCCAGCAGGAGCTGGACCAGGCCCGGGCCATGGCCCGGCGCCTGGAGGGGCAGTCCGTCGAGGTTCGCGCCCGCGCCGGCGAAAACGGCCGGCTCTTCGGCTCCGTCACCAGCCAGGATGTGGCCGAGGCCCTGCACCGCGCCTTCGGCGTCAAGATCGACCGCAAGCGGGTGGACCTGCCCGAGCCGCTGCGCCAGCTGGGTTCGTACGGGGTGGCCCTGCGCCTGCACCCCCAGGTGACGTGCCGGATCACCGTGGTGGTGCGCCCGGAGGCATGA
- the rpsR gene encoding 30S ribosomal protein S18 — MGRRDRRKRRKVCEFCVNRIAVVDYKDAGRLRKFLTERGKILPRRITGNCARHQRQLTRAIKRARIMALLPFTIE, encoded by the coding sequence ATGGGGCGCCGTGACCGGCGCAAGCGGCGCAAGGTCTGCGAGTTCTGCGTCAACCGCATCGCGGTGGTGGACTACAAGGACGCGGGCCGCCTGCGCAAGTTCCTGACCGAGCGGGGCAAGATCCTCCCGCGGCGCATCACCGGCAACTGTGCGCGGCACCAGCGGCAGTTGACCCGGGCCATCAAGCGGGCGCGGATCATGGCCCTGTTGCCCTTCACCATCGAGTGA
- a CDS encoding adenylosuccinate synthase produces MSTVVIVGAQWGDEGKGKITDYLAERADVVVRYQGGANAGHTVVVGDTEYRLHLIPSGILHGKRCVIGNGVVLDPAVFLREIDYLVEHGHAVDAIAVSGAAHVIMPYHKRLDELEEAGRGEDRIGTTRQGIGPAYRDKAARTGIRVEDLLDDAQFRRLLRRNLDQVNRLLERVYGAEGYDYDQVLEEYLAYAERLRPFVTDTSKLINDAIDAGQRVLFEGAQGTMLDLDHGTYPYVTSSYPTAAGACIGAGVGPTRIDQVIGVAKAYTSRVGDGPFPTELLDETGDWIRERGHEYGTTTGRPRRCGWLDAVVLRYAARVSGMTGLAITRLDTLGGLDKVRIAVAYELDGQRIEDMPAGALKLARCRPVYEELPGWPADLSGLTRWDDLPAEARRYLERISELVGVPVVLVSVGRERAQTLGLRDVFVPRAAGRPG; encoded by the coding sequence ATGTCCACGGTGGTCATCGTCGGCGCCCAGTGGGGCGACGAGGGCAAGGGCAAGATCACGGACTACCTGGCAGAGCGGGCCGACGTGGTGGTCCGGTACCAGGGCGGCGCCAACGCCGGCCACACGGTGGTGGTGGGCGACACCGAATACCGGCTGCACCTGATCCCGTCGGGCATCCTCCACGGCAAGCGCTGCGTCATCGGCAACGGCGTGGTCCTGGATCCGGCCGTGTTCCTCCGGGAGATCGACTACCTGGTTGAACACGGCCATGCGGTGGACGCCATCGCCGTCAGCGGCGCGGCCCACGTCATCATGCCCTACCACAAGCGCCTGGACGAGCTGGAGGAGGCCGGGCGCGGCGAGGACCGCATCGGCACCACCCGCCAGGGCATCGGGCCGGCCTACCGCGACAAGGCGGCGCGCACGGGGATCCGGGTGGAGGACCTGCTGGACGACGCCCAGTTCCGCCGGCTGTTGCGGCGCAACCTGGACCAGGTGAACCGGCTGCTGGAGCGGGTCTACGGGGCCGAAGGCTACGACTACGATCAGGTGCTGGAGGAGTACCTGGCCTACGCCGAGCGGCTGCGGCCCTTCGTCACCGACACCTCGAAGCTGATCAACGATGCCATCGACGCGGGGCAGCGGGTGCTGTTCGAGGGCGCGCAGGGCACCATGCTGGACCTGGATCACGGGACCTACCCGTACGTCACGTCGTCCTACCCCACGGCAGCGGGGGCGTGCATCGGTGCCGGCGTCGGCCCCACCCGCATCGACCAGGTGATCGGCGTGGCCAAGGCGTACACGTCGCGGGTGGGCGACGGGCCCTTCCCCACGGAGCTGCTGGACGAGACGGGCGACTGGATCCGAGAGCGGGGTCACGAGTACGGCACCACCACGGGGCGACCCCGGCGCTGCGGCTGGCTGGACGCCGTGGTGTTGCGCTACGCCGCTCGGGTGTCGGGCATGACGGGCCTGGCCATCACGCGCCTGGACACCCTGGGCGGCCTGGACAAGGTGCGTATCGCGGTGGCCTACGAGCTGGACGGCCAGCGGATCGAGGACATGCCCGCCGGTGCCCTGAAGCTGGCCCGCTGCCGGCCGGTGTACGAAGAGCTGCCCGGCTGGCCGGCCGACCTCTCGGGCCTCACCCGCTGGGACGACCTGCCCGCCGAGGCGCGCCGGTACCTGGAGCGCATCTCGGAGCTGGTGGGCGTGCCGGTGGTCCTGGTTTCCGTGGGGCGCGAACGGGCGCAGACCCTGGGTCTGCGGGACGTCTTCGTGCCCCGCGCCGCCGGCCGGCCGGGGTGA
- the rpsF gene encoding 30S ribosomal protein S6, which produces MRAYELMYITRPDLDEEAEKALLDRLQKIVVDGGGSVEQVDVWGRRRLAYEIAGYREGHYTVVQFQGPAGVTHELERVIRLSDDIIRHIIVLREKVA; this is translated from the coding sequence GTGCGCGCCTACGAGTTGATGTACATCACCCGCCCCGATCTGGACGAGGAGGCCGAGAAGGCGCTCCTGGACCGCCTGCAGAAGATCGTGGTCGACGGTGGTGGGTCCGTCGAGCAGGTGGACGTGTGGGGCCGCCGCCGGCTGGCCTACGAGATCGCCGGCTACCGCGAGGGCCACTACACCGTGGTCCAGTTCCAGGGGCCGGCCGGCGTGACCCACGAGCTGGAGCGGGTGATCCGCCTCAGCGACGACATCATCCGGCACATCATCGTCCTGCGTGAGAAGGTGGCTTGA
- a CDS encoding S1C family serine protease: MSRFREAALRAARWLARGWVLALLAGAAGGLVGAGAAAWLAKPGAVGPWTSPIAPPGTSSPAEAVQRIAGPSVVGVISTYLRRHPVTGGSVVAARATGAGVIIDARGFIVTNHHVVSTLVPAGTGGDEPGPGPGTGRERGGPGTGGAGDPPRVRDVHPQRIEVLLPGGRRVPARLVAEDYPYSDLAVLRVDPQVAGELKPARFADSDRVRVGQWVAAIGSPAGLFHSVSLGIVSGVREELFQPVPPPAAGAPVVGERIFRLIQTDAAINPGNSGGALVDARGRVIGINTVKIAGGGPQDHFEGLGFAIPANDVRRIASDLVRYGRVRRPALGVEVVDVVQVTALAREDPAWALQFATALSQGHGAVIWRVEPGSPAARAGLRRGQVVVGCDGEPVRDSVDLLRIIDGKAAGQPVVLAVAGDGGIRRVAVRLAELGR, from the coding sequence GTGAGCCGGTTCCGGGAAGCGGCCCTCCGCGCCGCGCGCTGGCTGGCCCGGGGATGGGTGCTGGCGCTGCTGGCCGGCGCGGCGGGCGGGCTGGTCGGCGCTGGCGCCGCCGCCTGGCTGGCGAAGCCCGGCGCCGTGGGCCCCTGGACCTCGCCCATCGCCCCGCCCGGCACGTCGTCCCCCGCCGAAGCCGTCCAGCGCATCGCCGGCCCCTCCGTGGTCGGGGTGATCAGCACCTACCTGCGCCGCCACCCCGTGACCGGGGGCTCGGTGGTGGCCGCCCGCGCCACGGGCGCGGGCGTGATCATCGACGCCCGCGGGTTCATCGTCACCAACCATCACGTGGTCTCTACGCTGGTTCCGGCGGGAACCGGCGGGGACGAACCCGGCCCCGGCCCGGGCACCGGGCGCGAGCGCGGCGGCCCGGGGACCGGCGGTGCGGGGGACCCTCCCCGGGTCCGCGACGTCCACCCCCAGCGCATCGAGGTGCTGCTGCCCGGAGGCCGGCGTGTGCCCGCCCGCCTGGTGGCCGAGGACTACCCTTACTCCGACCTGGCCGTCCTCCGGGTGGATCCCCAGGTGGCCGGGGAACTCAAGCCAGCCCGCTTCGCCGACTCCGACCGGGTGCGCGTCGGCCAGTGGGTGGCCGCCATCGGCAGCCCGGCGGGGCTCTTCCACTCCGTGAGCCTGGGGATCGTCAGCGGCGTGCGGGAAGAGCTCTTCCAGCCGGTTCCCCCGCCGGCCGCCGGCGCCCCCGTGGTCGGCGAGCGCATCTTCCGCCTGATCCAGACCGACGCCGCCATCAACCCCGGAAACAGCGGCGGTGCCCTGGTGGACGCCCGCGGCCGGGTCATCGGCATCAACACCGTCAAAATCGCCGGCGGCGGGCCCCAGGACCACTTCGAGGGCCTGGGTTTCGCCATCCCTGCCAACGACGTGCGCCGCATCGCCAGCGACCTTGTCCGTTACGGCCGGGTCCGCCGCCCCGCCCTGGGCGTCGAAGTGGTGGACGTGGTCCAGGTCACCGCCCTGGCCCGGGAAGACCCGGCCTGGGCCCTCCAGTTCGCCACGGCCCTGTCCCAGGGGCACGGCGCGGTGATCTGGCGGGTCGAACCCGGCTCGCCGGCGGCCCGGGCCGGCCTGCGCCGCGGGCAGGTGGTGGTGGGCTGCGACGGCGAGCCGGTGCGGGATTCGGTGGACCTGCTGCGGATCATCGACGGCAAGGCCGCGGGCCAGCCGGTGGTCCTCGCGGTGGCCGGCGACGGCGGCATCCGGCGGGTCGCCGTGCGGTTGGCGGAGTTGGGCCGGTGA
- a CDS encoding single-stranded DNA-binding protein — MLNVVVLIGRLVRDPELRYTPSGVAVGGFTLAVDRPFTNQQGEREADFIDIVVWRKLAETCANHLSKGRLVAVRGRLQVRSYETQDGQRRRVAEVVADDVRFLDRGPGADRGAAPGSPAGDELADFGDVTGLPDDDIPF, encoded by the coding sequence GTGCTGAACGTCGTCGTTCTGATCGGCCGGCTGGTGCGCGATCCCGAGTTGCGCTACACGCCCAGCGGCGTGGCCGTCGGCGGGTTTACCCTGGCGGTGGACCGGCCCTTCACCAACCAGCAGGGCGAACGCGAGGCCGACTTCATCGACATCGTCGTTTGGCGGAAGCTGGCCGAGACCTGCGCCAACCACCTCAGCAAGGGACGGCTGGTGGCGGTGCGCGGCCGGTTGCAGGTCCGCTCCTACGAGACCCAGGACGGCCAGCGCCGGCGCGTGGCCGAGGTGGTGGCCGACGACGTGCGGTTCCTCGACCGCGGTCCCGGCGCGGATCGCGGCGCGGCGCCGGGTAGCCCGGCCGGCGACGAGCTGGCGGACTTCGGTGACGTGACAGGCCTGCCGGACGACGACATCCCGTTCTGA
- a CDS encoding peptidoglycan DD-metalloendopeptidase family protein, producing MVNRILSFFGSHAPPGSRRWWVALIPAGIVVYLFGATVYVQSQSTYYRVVMKGETLGYVAGQQTVGDAVALAERDASREYGFPVYLASPPSVEQIVTQDRYETLSLQALADRLRAAGDFLTRATVLVVDGQEVAALPSREAAQSVLDQLKARYVRELQSSVKGGKLEVRKVTIRQKVRFEERDNVPVEQVQDAVQVLARLAAGKEEEKVHVVKEGESPWTIASANGMSVDDLLAANPDVDPEHLQPGQELRLNVPEQWISFESEEVLVVSERVPFATRREYDDKLEAGQQRVKQEGEYGEKTITYAIRRQDGRIVDRVKVKEEVTREPVDRIVVIGTKPVAGVSTGRFIWPLRGRITSNYGPRWGSVHTGIDIDGVTGQAVRAADGGTVVSTGWDGAYGYAVQIRHEGGLYTFYAHLSRIAVRTGQGVAQGEVIGYVGSTGYSTGSHLHFEVRRCTSPSCAVSPWPYLP from the coding sequence GTGGTCAATCGAATCTTGTCGTTCTTTGGCTCCCACGCACCGCCGGGGAGCCGGAGGTGGTGGGTTGCCCTCATCCCTGCCGGGATCGTGGTCTACCTGTTCGGGGCCACCGTGTACGTCCAGTCCCAGTCCACCTATTACCGCGTGGTGATGAAGGGCGAGACGCTGGGGTACGTGGCCGGCCAGCAAACCGTGGGCGATGCCGTGGCCCTGGCCGAGCGCGACGCCAGCCGCGAGTACGGCTTCCCCGTGTACCTCGCCAGCCCGCCGTCGGTGGAGCAGATCGTCACCCAAGACCGGTACGAGACCCTGTCGCTGCAGGCGCTGGCCGACCGGTTGCGGGCAGCGGGCGACTTCCTGACGCGCGCGACCGTGCTGGTGGTCGACGGTCAGGAAGTGGCGGCGCTGCCATCCAGGGAAGCGGCCCAGTCGGTGCTGGACCAGCTCAAGGCGCGGTATGTGCGGGAGCTGCAGTCCAGCGTCAAGGGCGGCAAGCTGGAGGTCCGCAAGGTCACCATCCGGCAGAAGGTTCGCTTCGAGGAGCGGGACAACGTACCCGTCGAGCAGGTCCAGGACGCCGTCCAGGTCCTGGCGCGGCTGGCCGCCGGCAAGGAAGAAGAGAAGGTGCACGTGGTCAAGGAGGGCGAGTCGCCCTGGACCATCGCCTCCGCCAACGGGATGAGCGTCGACGATCTGCTGGCGGCCAACCCCGACGTGGACCCGGAGCACTTGCAGCCCGGCCAGGAGCTGCGGCTTAACGTTCCCGAGCAGTGGATCAGCTTCGAGTCGGAAGAGGTGCTGGTGGTCTCCGAGCGGGTGCCCTTCGCCACCCGCCGCGAGTACGACGACAAGCTGGAAGCCGGCCAGCAGCGGGTCAAGCAGGAAGGCGAGTACGGCGAAAAGACCATCACCTATGCCATCCGCCGCCAGGACGGCCGTATCGTGGACCGGGTGAAAGTCAAGGAAGAGGTGACCCGCGAGCCGGTGGACCGGATTGTGGTCATCGGCACCAAGCCCGTCGCCGGCGTCAGCACGGGCCGGTTCATCTGGCCGCTGCGCGGGCGCATCACCTCCAACTACGGTCCCCGCTGGGGCTCGGTGCACACCGGCATCGACATCGACGGCGTGACAGGCCAGGCGGTGCGAGCGGCCGACGGCGGGACCGTGGTCAGCACCGGTTGGGACGGCGCTTACGGGTACGCTGTACAGATTCGCCATGAGGGCGGCCTGTACACCTTCTACGCCCACTTGAGCCGCATCGCCGTCCGGACCGGGCAGGGCGTGGCGCAGGGCGAGGTCATCGGGTACGTGGGCAGCACGGGCTACAGCACGGGCTCGCACCTGCACTTCGAGGTCCGGCGCTGTACCAGCCCCAGTTGCGCCGTATCGCCCTGGCCTTACTTGCCCTGA
- a CDS encoding 23S rRNA (pseudouridine(1915)-N(3))-methyltransferase RlmH, producing MPVHIELLAVGDLDQPALRRAAEEYERRLGRYARVSQRRVPGEPVPARLSQGEVTRVLEAEGRRLLAALSPDAYAVALDRRGRTLTSEDVAEWLNQRMVAGDGRLAFLIGGPLGLAPAVLDRARERWSLSHLTFPHQMVPVILLEQLYRAFRILRGEPYHY from the coding sequence TTGCCCGTCCACATCGAACTGCTGGCCGTGGGCGACCTGGACCAGCCGGCGCTGCGCCGGGCGGCGGAGGAGTACGAACGCCGCCTCGGCCGCTACGCCCGGGTGAGCCAGCGGCGGGTGCCCGGCGAGCCCGTGCCGGCCCGCCTCTCCCAGGGTGAGGTGACCCGGGTCCTGGAGGCCGAGGGCCGGCGGTTGCTGGCGGCCCTGTCCCCGGACGCCTACGCCGTGGCCCTGGACCGGCGCGGCCGCACCCTGACCTCCGAAGACGTGGCGGAGTGGCTCAACCAGCGCATGGTCGCGGGCGACGGCCGGCTGGCCTTCCTCATCGGCGGACCGCTGGGCCTGGCGCCGGCGGTGCTGGATCGCGCCCGGGAGCGCTGGTCCCTGTCCCACCTGACCTTTCCCCACCAGATGGTCCCGGTGATCCTCCTGGAACAGCTCTACCGGGCCTTCCGCATCCTGCGGGGCGAACCCTACCACTACTGA
- the dnaB gene encoding replicative DNA helicase — MSTLPPPERVPPQNVEAEQSVLGAILIDREALARVLEILEPSDFYREAHQRIFEVAAELFERGEAVDTITLSEALRQRGLLERVGGLTYLTSLANAVPTAANAEHYARIVEEKALLRRLVAASTEIARRAYEGQDPAEVQIDQAEQAIFAIAQDRRRQGYAAIRDVLVDTFEHIERLYLHQGETIGVPTGFRDLDSMLAGLHPSELIILAARPSQGKTTLAMNMAVHAAAHGYPVGVFSLEMSRDQLAMRLLAAEARLNQQRLRTGMLAEDDWPRLTDAIGRLSELPVFIDDTPNLSIMEVRARARRMKAEHDIGLLVLDYLQLMHTRGRVESRQQEISEISRSLKALARELKVPVLALSQLSRAVEQRQDRRPQLSDLRESGAIEQDADVVLFIYHNPEEASENVVEVIVAKQRNGPTGSVKLYFLKEFGRFGNLDTRYAAG, encoded by the coding sequence GTGAGCACGCTGCCACCGCCCGAGCGCGTTCCTCCGCAGAACGTGGAGGCCGAGCAATCGGTCCTGGGCGCCATCCTCATCGACCGGGAGGCGCTGGCGCGAGTCCTCGAGATCCTGGAGCCCTCCGACTTCTACCGGGAGGCGCACCAGCGGATCTTCGAGGTGGCCGCGGAGCTCTTCGAGCGCGGCGAGGCCGTGGACACCATCACCCTGAGCGAGGCCCTGCGCCAGCGGGGGCTGCTGGAGCGGGTGGGCGGCCTGACCTACCTGACCTCCCTGGCCAACGCCGTGCCCACCGCCGCCAACGCCGAGCATTACGCGCGGATCGTCGAGGAGAAGGCGCTCCTGCGCCGCCTGGTGGCCGCGTCCACGGAGATCGCCCGGCGCGCCTACGAGGGCCAGGACCCGGCCGAGGTGCAGATCGATCAGGCGGAGCAGGCCATCTTCGCCATCGCCCAGGACCGGCGCCGCCAGGGGTATGCCGCCATTCGCGACGTGCTGGTGGACACCTTCGAGCACATCGAGCGGCTCTACCTGCACCAGGGCGAGACCATCGGCGTGCCCACGGGCTTCCGCGACCTGGACAGCATGCTGGCGGGGCTGCACCCGTCGGAGCTGATCATCCTGGCGGCGCGGCCGTCCCAGGGCAAGACGACCCTGGCGATGAACATGGCCGTCCACGCCGCCGCCCACGGCTACCCGGTGGGCGTCTTCAGCCTGGAGATGTCCCGGGACCAGCTGGCCATGCGGCTTCTGGCCGCCGAGGCGCGCCTGAACCAGCAGCGGCTGCGCACGGGCATGCTGGCCGAGGACGACTGGCCGCGCCTGACCGATGCCATCGGCCGGTTGAGCGAGCTGCCGGTGTTCATCGACGACACCCCCAACCTCTCGATCATGGAGGTGCGGGCACGGGCGCGGCGGATGAAGGCGGAGCATGACATCGGGCTGCTGGTGCTGGACTACCTGCAGCTCATGCACACCCGCGGGCGGGTGGAGAGCCGCCAGCAGGAGATCTCGGAGATCTCCCGGTCCCTCAAGGCCCTGGCCCGGGAGTTGAAGGTGCCCGTGCTGGCCCTCTCCCAGCTCAGCCGCGCCGTGGAACAGCGCCAGGACCGGCGGCCGCAGCTCTCCGACCTGCGCGAGTCCGGGGCCATCGAGCAGGACGCCGACGTGGTCCTGTTCATCTACCACAACCCGGAAGAGGCGTCGGAGAACGTGGTCGAGGTCATCGTCGCCAAGCAGCGCAACGGTCCCACAGGCTCGGTCAAGTTATACTTCCTGAAGGAATTCGGCCGTTTCGGCAACCTGGACACGCGGTACGCCGCGGGATGA
- a CDS encoding MazG-like family protein yields MDDPVPGLDITESLQVLDWLKAELVAGTGAVLRAGVTRDPARLVDALAALQITVYALARRWGIPPERLEAEVVRRLTTEGLGGHYLEERFGDLSAIRQHLERRARPASGS; encoded by the coding sequence GTGGACGATCCCGTACCCGGCCTGGACATCACCGAAAGCCTCCAGGTGCTGGACTGGCTGAAGGCCGAACTGGTGGCCGGGACCGGAGCCGTCCTGCGCGCCGGCGTGACCCGGGACCCGGCCCGGCTGGTGGACGCGCTGGCGGCGCTCCAGATCACGGTGTACGCCCTGGCCCGCCGCTGGGGCATTCCTCCAGAGCGGCTGGAGGCCGAGGTGGTGCGGCGCCTGACTACCGAGGGGCTGGGGGGTCACTACTTGGAGGAACGGTTCGGCGATCTGAGCGCCATCCGCCAGCACCTGGAACGGCGCGCCCGCCCGGCCTCGGGATCGTGA
- a CDS encoding transglycosylase domain-containing protein produces the protein MVALALAGAGVVAFAAVTPLPKPDVPQATVIYDSQGRVVASLYRQNRQLARPEEIPESLRQAVVAAEDARFYRHHGFDPVAIGRAALHNLEAGRIVEGGSSITQQLARTLYDLSLERTFGRKFREALLTVKLETRYSKDEILTMYLNQVYFGRGAYGAKVAAREYFGKPLDQLTLAESATLAAFIRGPEIYWRQPERAKGRRDWVLSRMAELGMITPEQARRAQAQPLVLRPPDEPDTRAPYFVDYVRDRLGAEVPELAGQLYTGGFRIYTTLDLDMQQAAEAAVARLDELVAPLGAYRGVPQPQVALVALDPATGAIRAMVGGRDFATTPLNRAVQARRQPGSAFKPFLYTAVLAAAEPITSPVACRLRQYPGGERGEPYTPRDYGRDGYHNAFLDIRQAVAISDNVVAVEWMNRMKPSRVAALARRMGITSPLTTQHLTLALGESEVTPLELARGYATLANLGQRVDPFAILRVEDRDGTVLFRQAPRLERVLAPEVAWLVTDVLKSVFDPAYGGTGRALAIGRPAAGKTGTTDASRDVWFVGYTPDLVAAVWVGSDDFQPVLLPGGAGATGSSTAGRIWQAFMRAALDGRPARDWARPDGVVRASACTLTGSLDDPRFQWREEWFLAGHVPPPNCLALLQDPYVREDLAAAGRAPRGLLPVPLPSLPGLPGLPGLMPPETAPGPDGGANPEGGAAPGDLEPGEGQSRDQDGRAVPGGGAGPGDGGAGGGGDPGGGRDDAAEAAPDAGDASPIPPP, from the coding sequence GTGGTCGCGCTGGCCCTCGCGGGCGCGGGCGTGGTGGCCTTTGCCGCCGTCACCCCCCTGCCCAAGCCGGACGTCCCCCAGGCGACGGTGATCTACGACAGCCAGGGCCGGGTGGTGGCCAGCCTGTACCGGCAGAACCGGCAGCTGGCCCGGCCCGAGGAGATCCCGGAGAGCCTGCGCCAGGCGGTGGTGGCCGCCGAGGACGCCCGGTTCTACCGGCACCACGGCTTCGACCCCGTGGCCATCGGCCGCGCCGCGCTGCACAATCTGGAAGCGGGTCGCATCGTCGAGGGCGGCTCGTCCATCACCCAGCAGCTGGCCCGCACCCTGTACGACCTCTCCCTGGAGCGCACCTTCGGGCGCAAGTTCCGGGAGGCCTTGCTGACCGTCAAGCTGGAGACGCGGTACAGCAAGGACGAGATCCTGACCATGTATCTCAACCAGGTGTACTTCGGGCGCGGGGCCTACGGCGCCAAGGTGGCCGCACGGGAGTACTTCGGCAAGCCCCTGGACCAGCTGACCCTGGCGGAGTCCGCCACCCTGGCCGCGTTCATCCGCGGGCCGGAGATCTACTGGCGCCAGCCGGAGCGGGCCAAGGGGCGCCGCGACTGGGTGCTCTCGCGCATGGCCGAGCTGGGGATGATCACCCCCGAGCAGGCGCGCCGGGCCCAGGCGCAGCCCCTGGTGCTGCGGCCGCCCGACGAGCCGGACACCCGCGCCCCCTACTTCGTGGACTACGTGCGGGACCGGCTGGGGGCCGAGGTACCCGAACTGGCCGGCCAGCTCTACACAGGCGGGTTCCGCATCTACACCACCCTGGACCTGGACATGCAGCAGGCGGCGGAGGCGGCCGTGGCCCGCCTCGACGAACTGGTGGCCCCCCTGGGCGCGTACCGTGGGGTCCCCCAGCCCCAGGTGGCCCTGGTGGCGCTGGATCCGGCTACGGGCGCCATCCGCGCCATGGTGGGCGGGCGCGACTTCGCGACCACCCCGCTCAACCGGGCGGTGCAGGCGCGGCGGCAGCCGGGATCCGCCTTCAAGCCGTTTCTGTACACGGCCGTACTGGCGGCGGCCGAGCCCATCACCAGCCCCGTGGCCTGCCGGCTGCGCCAGTACCCCGGGGGCGAGAGGGGCGAACCCTACACGCCCCGTGACTACGGTCGGGACGGCTACCACAATGCCTTCCTGGACATCCGCCAGGCCGTGGCCATTTCCGACAACGTGGTAGCCGTCGAGTGGATGAACCGGATGAAACCCAGCCGGGTGGCGGCCCTGGCACGGCGCATGGGGATCACCTCCCCCCTGACCACCCAGCACCTGACGCTGGCTCTGGGCGAGTCCGAGGTCACGCCCCTGGAGCTGGCCCGGGGCTACGCCACCCTGGCCAACCTGGGCCAGCGGGTCGATCCCTTCGCCATCCTGCGGGTGGAAGACCGCGATGGGACGGTCCTCTTCCGCCAGGCCCCCCGGCTCGAGCGGGTCCTGGCACCTGAGGTGGCCTGGCTGGTGACCGACGTCCTCAAGAGCGTCTTCGACCCGGCGTACGGTGGCACCGGGCGCGCCCTGGCCATCGGCCGGCCGGCGGCGGGCAAGACGGGGACCACCGACGCGTCCCGCGATGTGTGGTTCGTCGGCTACACGCCGGACCTGGTGGCCGCGGTGTGGGTCGGCAGTGACGATTTCCAGCCAGTGCTGCTGCCCGGCGGGGCGGGGGCCACCGGCAGCAGCACCGCCGGCCGCATCTGGCAGGCCTTCATGCGGGCCGCGCTGGACGGGAGGCCGGCGCGGGATTGGGCGCGGCCCGACGGGGTGGTGCGGGCCAGCGCCTGCACGCTCACGGGCTCCCTGGACGATCCCCGCTTCCAGTGGCGGGAGGAGTGGTTCCTCGCCGGACACGTCCCGCCTCCGAACTGCCTGGCCCTGCTCCAGGACCCCTACGTGCGGGAAGACCTGGCGGCTGCGGGCCGGGCACCCCGGGGCCTGCTGCCCGTCCCCCTACCTTCCCTGCCCGGGCTGCCGGGCCTGCCGGGCTTGATGCCACCAGAGACCGCACCCGGGCCGGACGGAGGCGCCAATCCGGAGGGTGGGGCGGCACCCGGCGACCTGGAGCCCGGTGAGGGGCAGAGCCGCGACCAGGACGGCAGGGCCGTTCCCGGCGGCGGCGCGGGACCAGGTGATGGCGGTGCGGGCGGGGGCGGGGATCCGGGTGGAGGTCGTGACGATGCCGCGGAGGCGGCGCCGGATGCGGGCGACGCCTCCCCGATCCCACCGCCCTGA
- a CDS encoding DUF951 domain-containing protein, whose amino-acid sequence MTGPQKFYLGDIVRMRKTHPCGSDRWEVLRVGMDFRIRCLGCGHLVMMPRRKFERAVRQVLGGPNRPPAEDTGTPAGAGS is encoded by the coding sequence ATGACGGGACCGCAGAAGTTCTACCTGGGCGACATCGTGCGCATGCGCAAGACCCACCCGTGCGGTTCCGACCGCTGGGAGGTGTTGCGGGTGGGAATGGACTTCCGCATCCGCTGCCTCGGCTGCGGGCACCTGGTGATGATGCCCCGGCGCAAGTTTGAGCGGGCGGTGCGCCAGGTGCTGGGCGGGCCCAACCGCCCGCCAGCGGAGGACACCGGAACCCCGGCCGGCGCCGGCTCCTAG